From Triticum aestivum cultivar Chinese Spring chromosome 4A, IWGSC CS RefSeq v2.1, whole genome shotgun sequence, a single genomic window includes:
- the LOC123086352 gene encoding cytochrome P450 94C1 — translation MDAATSTGMEELSWCARCAGLAFLFFSVCVVALGAALFLARRWPWCSCHVCRSYLTGSWARDFTNLGDWYAHLLRCSPTGTVAVHVLGCTITANPANVEHMLHTRFDNFPKGKPFAAVLGDLLGGGIFNVDGDAWRHQRKMASLELGSVAVRSYAYGIVAEEVEARLLPLLADAADNGRVVDLQDVFRRFAFDTICKISFGLDPGCLELDMPMSKLAAAFDTASRLSAMRGAAASPLVWRVKRLLNVGSERELRKSIRLVDELAAAMIRQRRKLGVAGSHDLLSRFMASEAHGTAVDDKYLRDIVVSFLLAGRDTVSSALTTIFMLLSKNPAVAAAMRAEAAGGEKTRTASKTTYEHLKSLHYTHAVLHENMRLFPPVQFDSKFCAADDVLPDGTYVTAGARVMYHPYAMGRMPRIWGDDCEKFRPERWLTGPGGTFMPESLYRYPVFQAGLRVCLGKELAVMEMKAVSVAVVKQFDVEVVGQKGAVPRFAPGLTASISGGLPVRVRRV, via the coding sequence ATGGACGCCGCCACGAGCACGGGCATGGAGGAGCTGTCATGGTGCGCGCGGTGCGCTGGCctggctttccttttcttctccgtgTGCGTGGTGGCGCTCGGCGCGGCACTCTTCCTCGCCCGCCGGTGGCCGTGGTGCAGCTGCCACGTCTGCCGCTCCTACCTCACGGGGTCGTGGGCGCGGGACTTCACCAACCTCGGCGACTGGTACGCACATCTGCTCCGCTGCTCCCCGACCGGCACCGTGGCCGTCCACGTCCTCGGCTGTACCATCACCGCCAACCCGGCCAACGTCGAGCACATGCTCCACACGCGCTTCGACAACTTCCCCAAAGGGAAGCCCTTCGCCGCCGTCCTCGGCGACCTCCTCGGCGGCGGCATCTTCAACGTCGACGGCGACGCCTGGCGCCACCAGCGCAAGATGGCcagcctcgagctcggcagcgtcGCGGTGCGCTCCTACGCGTACGGCATCGTTGCCGAGGAAGTGGAGGCGCGCCTCCTGCCACTGCTCGCCGACGCCGCCGACAATGGCAGGGTGGTCGACCTCCAGGACGTGTTCCGGCGCTTCGCTTTCGACACCATCTGCAAGATCTCCTTCGGACTAGACCCGGGCTGCCTCGAGCTCGACATGCCCATGTCCAAGCTCGCCGCCGCGTTCGACACCGCCTCGCGGCTATCCGCCAtgcgcggcgcggcggcgtcgcCCCTGGTGTGGAGGGTAAAGCGGCTGCTGAACGTCGGCTCCGAGAGGGAGCTCAGGAAGTCCATCCGCCTCGtcgacgagctcgcggcggccatgATAAGGCAGCGCCGGAAGCTGGGCGTCGCCGGGAGCCACGACCTCCTGTCCCGGTTCATGGCCTCGGAGGCGCACGGCACCGCCGTCGACGACAAGTACCTCCGCGACATCGTGGTCAGCTTCCTCCTCGCCGGACGCGACACGGTGTCCTCCGCGCTCACCACCATCTTCATGCTGCTCTCCAAGAACCCCGCGGTGGCGGCCGCCATGCGCGCGGAGGCCGCCGGCGGCGAGAAGACAAGGACAGCGTCGAAGACCACGTACGAGCACCTCAAGTCCCTCCACTACACACACGCGGTGCTGCACGAGAACATGCGGCTGTTCCCGCCGGTGCAGTTCGACTCCAAGTTCTGCGCCGCCGACGACGTGCTCCCGGACGGCACGTACGTGACTGCCGGCGCGCGCGTGATGTACCACCCCTACGCCATGGGGCGCATGCCCCGCATTTGGGGCGACGACTGCGAGAAGTTCCGGCCGGAGCGGTGGCTGACGGGTCCTGGCGGGACGTTCATGCCGGAGAGCCTGTACAGGTACCCGGTGTTCCAGGCTGGGCTCCGCGTGTGCCTCGGCAAGGAGCTCGCCGTGATGGAGATGAAGGCGGTGAGCGTTGCCGTGGTGAAACAGTTCGACGTGGAGGTGGTTGGGCAAAAGGGCGCCGTGCCCAGGTTCGCGCCTGGTCTGACGGCGTCCATCAGCGGCGGGCTCCCGGTGAGGGTCAGGCGCGTCTAG